Genomic DNA from Acidimicrobiales bacterium:
TGGCGGTGCTGGCCGGCGCGCTGGTGGTGGCCCTGGTGGTCCGGGCCTTCCTGTTCACCACGTTCTGGATCCCCACCGGGTCCATGGAGCCCACCCTGGAGGGCGCCCCCCGCAAGGACCGGGTGATCGTCAACCGCCTGAGCTACAAGTTCCACGACGTCAACCGGGGCGACATCATCGTCTTCGAGCTCCCGCCCGGCGAGCCGACCCTGTCGGTCGAGGGCCAGCAGGTCAAGGAGCTGATCAAGCGGGTGGTCGGCCTGTCGGGCGAGACCGTCACGCTGCGCCAGGGCAAGGTGTACATCGACGGCGAGCTCCTGGACGAGCCCTACCTGCCCGACGGCACCCGCACCGACCCCACCTGCGGCGAGGACGAGTTCGTGATCCCCGAGGGCTCGGTGTTCGTCATGGGCGACAACCGGGGTGGGTCGCGCGACGCCCGGTGCTGGCGGGTCCACGCCCTGGACGAGGACGCCATCGTGGGCCGGGCCTTCTTCCGCATCTGGCCGCTGGGCGAGCTGGGCGGCATCTGACCCGGCCCTCAGGGGGCGGTGGCCCGCTCCCAGGCCTCGACCAGGCGATCGACGTGGTCGGAGAACACGCCGTCGATCCCCATGTCGAACAGGCCGTCGAGGACGCGGGGGTGCTGGGCGTCCCACCCCCAGGCCAGGACGCCGAAGCGGTGGTAGAGGGCCACCAGGCCACCGGACCAGTCGGTGTGGTGCAGGTTCACGGCGTCGATGCCCCGCTCCCGAAGGCGGGCGGCGTGGCGCTCGGGCCCCCGGTCGAGGTGCTTGAGGCGGGTCGAGTCGACCAGGCGGACCTGGGGGGCGAGGTCCCGCCACGACAGCAGCAGGTCGTGGTCGTGGTGGCAGAGCCAGACCCGGGACAGCCGGGTGGGGTCCTCGGCGCCCAGGGCGTCGATCAGGGGGCCCGCCGCCGCCGGGTCCTTGACGTCGATCGACAGGGAGGCCCCCGCCCCCAGGTGGGGGGCCAGGGCGGCGGCGTCGGGGACGTGGGGGGGCAGCTCGGCCCGGGGCACGTCGCCGATGGGGCGGCGCCGCAGGACCTTCCCGACCACGCCGTCGTGGTCCAGGACGGCCACCCCGTCGGCGGTGACCCAGGCGTCGGTCTCCAGCCCCGTGGCCCCCAGCTTCAGGGCCAGCTCGAAGGCCTCCACGGTGTTCTCGGGGGCGTGGGCCCGGGCGCCCCGGTGGGCGAAGGCCAGGGGCGGGCGCAGCAGGGACGGCAGGCGCGTCGGCACCGGCCCATCCTCGCGCCCCCCGCCCCGGGCCCCGGCCCCCGCGGCGGGGGCAGGCGTTCGCCCCGGGGCCTCAACTGCCTCCCGTGGCGACCGATCAGGAGGGGGTCAAGCACGGACGGGACGGTCCCGCCCCTGGAGGAGCAGCGAGCATGGCGACGATCCGAGCGACGTGCACCGACTGCGGCGACGTGGAGATGACCAGCGACGACGTCGTCGTCCGGGTCTGCGTCGACGACGGCCGGGGTTCTTACACGTTCCGGTGCCCCCACTGCGGCATGGCCATGGCCAAGCCGGCCGAACCCCAGGTGGTGGAGCTGCTGATCGCCTCGGGTGTCCGCCTCGACCGCTGGCGGCTGCCCGCCGAGCTGGGTGAGCGCCGCCGGGGCGCCCCCATCGACCACGACGACCTGCTCGACTTCCACCGCCTCCTGACCGACGACGGCCGCCTCACCACCGAGCTCGGCCGCCTCGTCGACGGCTAGGTCGGCCGGGGCGCGAACGTGGTGACGTACTCTGCTGTCGTGATGTGGCTGTGGGTGGTGGCGCTGAGTGTCACCGCCGTGGGGCTGGTGGCGGCCGTGCGGGCCGTGGCCCGGGCCGACGCCGCCGTGGCCCACCTGCGGATCGCCTCCGGTGCCGTGGCCGCCGTGCCCGCCGCCGGGGCCGCCCTGGAGCGGGCCACCGCCGAGGCCGCCCACCACCGGGCCGTCCTCCACGCCCGGGGCACGCCCCGCCCCTGAGCGGGCCTCCCGGCCCGGGATCGGCTCCCGGCCTTCGGTAGGCTCGGGCCATGTTCAACGTCGGCGCCGGCGAGATGTTCGTCATCATGCTGCTGGCGCTGATCGTGCTCGGCCCCGAGCGGCTGCCCCGGGCCATGGGCCAGGTGGGGCGGGCCGTGGCCCAGCTGCGGCGCATGTCCAGCGGCTTCCAGGACGAGATCCGCCGGGCCATGGACCCCGACGACGCCCCCTTCCGCCCCGGGGAGGAGACCCTGCGGGGCCCCGTCCCGGGCATCGAGGACGAGGTCAAGGTGGTCAACGCGGGGGAGGAGGCCGGCGACGGCGAGCCGGCCCCCGGGGCCGAGCCCGAGCCCGAGGGTGACCGGGCCGATGCCGAGACCGCGGGGGACGAGGCCGCGACGGACGACACCGTCACCCCCCTCCGCCCCCGCCGCGACGGCGACGCCCGGGCCACCGGGTGACCGCGGAGGCCGGCGCCCGGCAGGAGACCGGGCACATGACCCTCATCGAGCACCTGGTCGAGCTGCGGACCCGGCTGGTCCGCTCGCTCCTGGCCGTGGGCCTGGGCGCGCTGGTGGCCTGGTTCCTCTACCAGCCCATCCTGGACCTGCTCCTGGACCCGCTGTCCCAGACCGCCCCGGACCCCGAACTGGGGGCCCAGCTGCTGGCCACCGACCCCCTGACCGGGTTCCGGGTCCGGATCCAGATCACCACCTACACGGCCATCGCCCTCGCCCTGCCCATGATCCTGTGGCAGGTCTGGCGCTTCGTCTCACCCGGCCTCTACGCCAACGAGAAGCGCTACGGCCTGGCCTTCATCTTCAGCGGCACGGTGCTGTTCGCGGCGGGGGCGGCCATCGCCTTCTGGACCATGCCCAAGGCGCTGGAGTTCCTCCAGACCATCGGCGGCGACGGCAACTTCACCGAGTTCTACACGCCGGACAAGTACCTCCGGCTGATCACCTACATGATGCTGGCCTTCGGCATCGGCTTCGAGTTCCCCCTGGTGGTGGTCACCCTCCAGTTCGTGGGGGCCGTGACCACGGCCACGCTGCGCCGCATCCGCCGCTACGTGGTCGTCATCGTGGCCGTGTTCGTGGCCGTGGCCACCCCCAGCGGCGACCCCATCAGCATGCTGGCCCTGACCGTGCCCATGTGCGTGCTCTACGAGGTGGCCATCCTCATCGGCCGCCTCCGGGAGCGTCGGGTGCGCAAGGCGGAGGAGGCCGCGGCCAGGGCCCGGTCGTGACCCCGGGGGAGCGGCCCTTCGCCCTCGACCCGTTCCAGATCGAGGCCCTGGCCGCGGTGGACGAGGGGGCCTCGGTCCTGGTGGCCGCCCCCACCGGGGCCGGCAAGACGGTGGTGGCCGACCACGCCGTGGACCGGGCCGTGGCCCAGGGGCTGAAGGCCTTCTACACCACGCCCATCAAGGCCCTCTCCAACCAGAAGCTGGCCGACCTGCGGCGCCGCCTCGGGGCCCACCGGGTGGGCCTGGTGACCGGGGACGCCACCGTGAACCCCGACGCCCAGGTGGTGGTCATGACCACCGAGGTGCTGCGCAACATGCTCTACGCCCGGTCGCCGGCGCTGGAGGGCCTGGGCGTGGTCGTCCTGGACGAGGTCCACTACCTGCAGGACCGCTACCGGGGCCCGGTGTGGGAGGAGGTCATCATCCACCTGCCCCGGTCGGTGGGCATCGTGGCCCTCTCGGCCACCGTGTCCAACGCCCAGGAGCTGGCCGGCTGGATCGACGCGGTGCGGGGCCGGACCGTGGCCGTGGTCGAGCACCAGCGGCCGGTCGAGCTGGTCAGCCTGTACGCGGCCCGGGACCGGAGCTCGCGTGACCTGGTGGTCCTCCCCGTGGTGGTGGACGGCGAGCCCAACCCGGTGGGGGAGCGCCTCGACGCCCCGCCGTTGACCCCCCGCCACGACCGCCGGGCGCGGGGCCGGCCCCGCTACGCCACGCCCCGCCGCCTGGAGGTGGTGGAGCACCTGGCCGAGGCCGACCTGCTGCCCGCCATCTGCTTCGTGTTCAGCCGCAAGGGCTGCGACGAGGCCGCCCGGGGGCTCCTGGAGGCCGGGGTGCGCCTCACCGCCCCGGCCGAGCGGAGCCGCATCCGGGCCATCGCCGAGCACCACCTCGACGGCCTGTCCGACGGCGACCTCGACGTCCTGGGCCACGAGCTGTGGCTGGCCGCCCTGACCGAGGGCATCGCCGCCCACCACGCCGGCATGGTCCCCCCGTTCAAGGAGGCGGTCGAGGCCTGCTTCGTCCAGGGCCTGGTCAAGGTGGTCTTCGCCACCGAGACGTTGGCCCTGGGCATCAACATGCCGGCCCGCTCGGTGGTCATCGAGAGCCTGTCCAAGTTCACCGGCGAGCACCACGAGCCCCTGACCCCCGGCCAGTACACCCAGCTCACCGGCCGGGCCGGCCGCCGGGGCATCGACGAGGTGGGCCGGGCCCTGGTGCTGTGGAGCCCGTTCACCCGCTTCCAGCAGGTGGCCGACCTGGTCATGAGCCGGCGCTTCGAGCTGCGGTCCGCCTTCCGGCCCACCTACAACATGGCGGCCAACCTGGTCCGCCGCCACGACCCGGACGAGGCCCGCCGCCTGCTGGACCGGTCCTTCGCCCAGTACCAGGCCGACCACGGCGTGGTCCGCCTGCGGGCCCGGCGCGACACCCGGGCCGAGACGCTGTCCCGCCTGGACGACGAGGCGGCCTGCGAGCGGGGCGACGTGGAGGAGTACCGGCGCCAGCTGCGGGTCGACGACGATGCCCGCCGGGGCACCCAGTCGCGCCACGACGTGCTCACCGCCCTGGCCCGCCTGCGGCCCGGTGACGTGGTCCGGCTGGCCGGCAGTCGCCTGGCCGTGCTGTCCATGGGCTGGCGGGGGCCGGAGCGGGGCCGCCTGCACGTGGTCGACGAGCGGGGCCGGGCCCGCACCATCGCCAGCTCGGACGTGCACGAGGTGCTCTCGGCCATCGGCGAGATCGAGCTGCCCCGGCCCTACGCCCCCAACAACCGGGCCTTCCAGCACGAGGTGGCCCGGAGCCTGGCCCAGGTCCGGGGCGGGTCGCGGCGCAACCGGGCCGGCCGGCCCGCCCCCGCGCTCACGGCCCCGTCGCACCCGGTGGCGGAGTGCCCCGACGCCGCCCGCCACGTGCGGGCCGCGGTGCAGGCCGACCGGGTCCGCCGCGAGCTGGCCGACCTCGACCGGCGCATCGCCGGCAGCACCGGCTCGGTGGCCCGGGAGCTGGATGCCGTGCTGGAGGTGCTGCGGGGGCGGGGCATGGTCGGCGACTGGGAGCTCACGGCCCGGGGGGGCCTGCTGGTCCGCATCTTCCACGAGTGCGACCTGCTCATCGCCGACTGCCTGGCCACCGGCCTGCTCGACGACCTGGACCCCCCGGCCCTGGCCGGCGTGGCCTCGGTGTTCACCTACGAGCACCGGAGCAAGGTCCCGGCCCCCCCGCCGTGGTTCCCGGACCGGCTCAGCCGCCAACGGGTCGAGGCCATCCTCGACCGGGCCGAGGACCTGCGGGCCGCCGAGGGCGCCGCCGGCCTGCCGGCCACCCGGCTCCCGGACCCGACCTTCCTGGGCCTGGCCCACGCCTGGGCCGAGGGCCGGCCCCTCGACACCGTCCTGGACGACGACGAGATGACCGGCGGGGACTTCGTGCGCAACGTCCGCCAGCTCGTCGACCTCCTGCGCCAGGTGGGCGAAGCCGCCCCCGACCCCCGCACCGCCCGCTCGGCCCGGGCCGCGGCCGCCGCCCTGGACCGGGGGGTGGTGGCGGCGTCGATCGGCGCCTCCACCGGCGGCGACGCCGCCTCGCCCGAGCTGCCGGCGGCGGAGGCCCCGTGACCGTCGAGAAGGGCCGGGACTGGGGGACGTCGGGGCCCCTGCCCGCCGGGGCCGTCCTGGCCCGCTCCGACGCCGAGGCCCGGGCCGCCCTGGAGGAGGCCCGGCGCTCGGGCCGGCCCCTGCCCGCCCTCGGCCTCCTGGGCGGGGACCTGTGCCGCACGCTGGGGGGGCGCGGGGACGAGGCCCGCCTGCGCGACGGGGGCACCCGGGTCCAGGTCGACCTGGGGGTGGCCCTGCTGGACGGCCGGTCCCACCTGTTCGTGGCCCACCTGGTGGCCCGCCGCCGGTGGTGGCGGGGCCGGGTGGTGGCGGTGATGAACGCCCAGTTCCTGGGGCCGTGGGACGCCGCCCCCCGGGCCCACCCGGGCGACGGCCGCCTCGACGTGCTCGACGGTTCCCTGGGTCCCGGCGACCGGTGGAAGGCCCGGCCGCGCCTCCGGGCCGGGACCCACGTGCCCCACCCCGGCATCGCCCAGCACCGGGTCCCGGCCTGGACAGCCGAGCTGCCCCGGCCCACGCCGGTGTGGCTGGACGGCGCCCGGGTGGGCGAGGCCCGGTCCCTGGCCGTCCGGGTCGAGCCCGACGCCGTCACCGTCGTCGTCTGAGGGCCCGGCGGCCCCTAGGCTGCCCGACCGTGGCGCACTTGCGGTGGAGGCGGGTCCGGGCCCTGGGAGCGACGGTGGCGGTGGCCGCGGTGGCCGGGGGCTTGGGCGGCTGCACCACCGATCCGGTGCCGGTGGCGGTGGCCGGCCTCGACCGCCGGGGCACCCCCGTCGTGGGCGGGATCGACTGCACGTACTCCACCGAGGACCTCGAGCGCATCGCCGTGTCCTTCGACGACAGGATCTTCGGGGCCGAGTCCTGGGTCGTCAGCCAGCCGGACGTCGGGGGCCTCGGCCGCCCCGGGGGCTCGACCCCGTCCCGGGACCAGCCCCCGGAACCCGACCCCCGGGCCCTGGACAAGGTGCCCCTCATCGCCGTGGGCGATCCCTCGGTGCCGGGCTGGGTCACCGAGGTGGCGCTGGAGGAGCCGGTGCCGGAGCTGGGCGAGATGGACGTGCGCTTCGAGCAGGAGGTGGAGCCCACCATCGACCTGACCGTGGCGCTCGACGGGCCCGCCGACCGCTTCTCGGCCTCGATCGACGGCGACGTGGTCAGCGGGCTGACCTCGGCCGAGCTGCGGGCCCGGATCGCCGAGACCTGCGACGAGGCCCAGTCCTTCGCCGCGGGCACGTTCTGGGCCGTGGCCGGGGGCACGACCGGGGCGGTGCTGCTCCTGTGGGTGGTGGCCGGCGTGGTCGCCGCCCGGCAGTGGCGCCGCGCCGCCCCGGCCGTCGCCGGGGCCCGGGCCGGCACCGGCTGAGCCCGGGGACGCGCCGCCGGCCGTCGGGTCGCTACCGTCGCCGACCGTGGACGCGTGGACGTTGGACGAGGCCCCGGGGGAGTACCGCTGGGCGACGGTGCCCGACCCCGAGGCGGGGCCGGGCGAGGTCCGGGTCCGGGTGGTGGCCAGCGCCCTGAACCACATGGACCACTGGCTCACGCAGGGCCGGCCCCGGCCCCCGGCCTTCCCCCACGTCCCGGGGTGTGACGTGGCCGGCGTGGTCGATGGCACCGGTGACGGGGTCGAGGGCTGGGCCGACGGCGCCGAGGTGGTGGTCAACCCCACTGTCACCTCGGTGGCGGCCCTGGCCCGCTACGGCGTGGACGCCCCCGCGGCCCGGGGCATGCGCCTGGTGGGGGAGAACCGCTGGGGCGGCCACGGCACCTACGTGGTGGTGCCGGCCCGCAACCTGGTGGCCCGCCCGCCGGGCCGGTCGTGGGCCGAGTGCGCGGCCTACCCGGTGGCCTACTCCACGGCGTGGCGGATGCTGCGCCGGGCCCGGCTGCGGGCCGGGGAGACGCTGCTGGTGGTGGGCGTGGGCGGGGGCGTGTCCAACGCCCTCCTGGCCCTGGGCCGGGCCGCCGGCGCCCGGGTGGTGGCCACCTCCCGCGACCCCGTCAAGCGGGAGGCGGCCCTGGCCGCGGGGGCCGACGAGGCCCTGGACTCAGCGGCCGAGCGGTGGGACGTCGACGCCGACGTGGTGGCCGAGAGCGTGGGCGCCGCCACCTGGGACGCCTCCCTGGCCGCCCTCCGCCCCGCCGGGCGCCTGGTGGTGTGCGGCGCCACCTCGGGCGGCGTGGTGGAGCTGGCCCTGCCCCGGGTGTGGTTCAAGCAGGTCGAGATCATCGGGTCGACCATGGCCTCCTACCAGGAGTTCGCCGAGGTCACCGGGCTGGTGGCCCAGGGCCTGCCGGTGGCCGTGGACTCCGAGCGGGGCCTGGACGCCTACCCCGAGGCGCTGGCCCGCCTCCGGGCCGGCGACCAGCTCGGCAAGCTGGTCCTCCGGCACTGAGGCCACGGCCCCGCCGTCGCCGGGCCGGGGGCCTGCGCGGGCGGCACGCCACCACCTCGGTAGCCTCCGGGCATGTCGGACCTGGAGGGGACCAAGGGGCGGATCGTCGCGGAGGTGGACCG
This window encodes:
- the tatC gene encoding twin-arginine translocase subunit TatC, with the translated sequence MTLIEHLVELRTRLVRSLLAVGLGALVAWFLYQPILDLLLDPLSQTAPDPELGAQLLATDPLTGFRVRIQITTYTAIALALPMILWQVWRFVSPGLYANEKRYGLAFIFSGTVLFAAGAAIAFWTMPKALEFLQTIGGDGNFTEFYTPDKYLRLITYMMLAFGIGFEFPLVVVTLQFVGAVTTATLRRIRRYVVVIVAVFVAVATPSGDPISMLALTVPMCVLYEVAILIGRLRERRVRKAEEAAARARS
- a CDS encoding DEAD/DEAH box helicase; the encoded protein is MTPGERPFALDPFQIEALAAVDEGASVLVAAPTGAGKTVVADHAVDRAVAQGLKAFYTTPIKALSNQKLADLRRRLGAHRVGLVTGDATVNPDAQVVVMTTEVLRNMLYARSPALEGLGVVVLDEVHYLQDRYRGPVWEEVIIHLPRSVGIVALSATVSNAQELAGWIDAVRGRTVAVVEHQRPVELVSLYAARDRSSRDLVVLPVVVDGEPNPVGERLDAPPLTPRHDRRARGRPRYATPRRLEVVEHLAEADLLPAICFVFSRKGCDEAARGLLEAGVRLTAPAERSRIRAIAEHHLDGLSDGDLDVLGHELWLAALTEGIAAHHAGMVPPFKEAVEACFVQGLVKVVFATETLALGINMPARSVVIESLSKFTGEHHEPLTPGQYTQLTGRAGRRGIDEVGRALVLWSPFTRFQQVADLVMSRRFELRSAFRPTYNMAANLVRRHDPDEARRLLDRSFAQYQADHGVVRLRARRDTRAETLSRLDDEAACERGDVEEYRRQLRVDDDARRGTQSRHDVLTALARLRPGDVVRLAGSRLAVLSMGWRGPERGRLHVVDERGRARTIASSDVHEVLSAIGEIELPRPYAPNNRAFQHEVARSLAQVRGGSRRNRAGRPAPALTAPSHPVAECPDAARHVRAAVQADRVRRELADLDRRIAGSTGSVARELDAVLEVLRGRGMVGDWELTARGGLLVRIFHECDLLIADCLATGLLDDLDPPALAGVASVFTYEHRSKVPAPPPWFPDRLSRQRVEAILDRAEDLRAAEGAAGLPATRLPDPTFLGLAHAWAEGRPLDTVLDDDEMTGGDFVRNVRQLVDLLRQVGEAAPDPRTARSARAAAAALDRGVVAASIGASTGGDAASPELPAAEAP
- a CDS encoding zinc-binding dehydrogenase, which gives rise to MDAWTLDEAPGEYRWATVPDPEAGPGEVRVRVVASALNHMDHWLTQGRPRPPAFPHVPGCDVAGVVDGTGDGVEGWADGAEVVVNPTVTSVAALARYGVDAPAARGMRLVGENRWGGHGTYVVVPARNLVARPPGRSWAECAAYPVAYSTAWRMLRRARLRAGETLLVVGVGGGVSNALLALGRAAGARVVATSRDPVKREAALAAGADEALDSAAERWDVDADVVAESVGAATWDASLAALRPAGRLVVCGATSGGVVELALPRVWFKQVEIIGSTMASYQEFAEVTGLVAQGLPVAVDSERGLDAYPEALARLRAGDQLGKLVLRH
- the lepB gene encoding signal peptidase I, translating into MTDEPDHRPPEDGSPDAAATTVPVDGDEAGPGLGATTTAEGRDEDADDAPSATRRRVRSVVEWVAVLAGALVVALVVRAFLFTTFWIPTGSMEPTLEGAPRKDRVIVNRLSYKFHDVNRGDIIVFELPPGEPTLSVEGQQVKELIKRVVGLSGETVTLRQGKVYIDGELLDEPYLPDGTRTDPTCGEDEFVIPEGSVFVMGDNRGGSRDARCWRVHALDEDAIVGRAFFRIWPLGELGGI
- a CDS encoding glycerophosphodiester phosphodiesterase yields the protein MPTRLPSLLRPPLAFAHRGARAHAPENTVEAFELALKLGATGLETDAWVTADGVAVLDHDGVVGKVLRRRPIGDVPRAELPPHVPDAAALAPHLGAGASLSIDVKDPAAAGPLIDALGAEDPTRLSRVWLCHHDHDLLLSWRDLAPQVRLVDSTRLKHLDRGPERHAARLRERGIDAVNLHHTDWSGGLVALYHRFGVLAWGWDAQHPRVLDGLFDMGIDGVFSDHVDRLVEAWERATAP
- the tatB gene encoding Sec-independent protein translocase protein TatB, whose protein sequence is MFNVGAGEMFVIMLLALIVLGPERLPRAMGQVGRAVAQLRRMSSGFQDEIRRAMDPDDAPFRPGEETLRGPVPGIEDEVKVVNAGEEAGDGEPAPGAEPEPEGDRADAETAGDEAATDDTVTPLRPRRDGDARATG